From Leptolyngbya sp. 'hensonii', the proteins below share one genomic window:
- a CDS encoding ATP-binding protein, translating into MEILKKLPWIGNQSLSRQLLLGFGVSLATVGLGTLWINYRLIHLDLEKQVQARAESITQSLEFATEGLLELEQRSTLRRVVQNYATLPAVMEVAIVNPDGLILAHSHRMDKNLPYRSLHPELLQTMNQASQQGIPTTQEIVINDKPALVQVLPFTSVLFGTSGKRGLAIAIVDLKQMQQEAGNTFLASTLTLTAGIVIILLFMGILIRRNVLRPLEGLNQAVIASKKTGTFTVPSALPANEIQFLATSFQKTFELVEAYDQLKAEITHRKQVEAVLRDSEARERNKSQELEATLTELRQAQTRLVQSEKMSSLGQLVAGVAHEINNPINFIHGNIHHADQYMQDLMDLLQLYEQYYPQPVSEVRDRSEEIDLPFLRTDLPKLLSSMKVGADRIREIVQSLRTFSRLDEAEVKNVDIHQGLDSTLMILHNRLKAKSDHPEIQVVKDYGNLPLIECYAGQLNQVFMNILVNAIDALEEFGHQRQKIDQDSLSPKITIRTEVVAPHHIAIHIADNGPGMPEAVQKRLFDPFFTTKPVGKGTGMGMSISYQIITEKHQGTLHCHSAPGEGTEFTIQIPVHQPKQQTGTLNSSRKATEGVVVEPQVVTSNG; encoded by the coding sequence ATGGAAATCTTGAAGAAACTACCCTGGATTGGCAATCAGAGTCTGTCCAGGCAACTCCTGCTGGGTTTTGGGGTCTCTCTGGCTACAGTGGGCCTGGGGACCCTCTGGATTAACTATCGTCTGATTCATCTGGATCTGGAAAAGCAGGTTCAGGCGAGGGCAGAATCGATTACCCAGTCCCTGGAATTTGCAACCGAAGGGCTGCTGGAACTGGAGCAACGGAGTACCTTGCGACGGGTGGTGCAGAATTATGCCACCCTGCCTGCCGTGATGGAGGTGGCGATCGTCAATCCAGACGGGCTGATTCTGGCCCACAGCCATCGGATGGACAAGAATCTTCCCTATCGATCTCTGCACCCAGAACTCCTGCAGACGATGAACCAGGCTTCGCAACAGGGGATCCCGACCACCCAGGAAATTGTCATCAATGATAAACCTGCTCTGGTTCAAGTTCTGCCCTTTACCAGTGTCCTGTTTGGCACCTCTGGAAAGCGAGGGCTGGCTATTGCGATCGTGGACCTGAAGCAAATGCAGCAAGAAGCGGGGAATACCTTCCTGGCCTCAACATTGACGCTGACTGCCGGGATTGTGATCATCCTACTATTCATGGGCATTTTGATTCGCCGCAATGTCTTGCGTCCCTTAGAAGGGCTGAACCAGGCGGTAATCGCGAGCAAGAAGACAGGCACTTTTACCGTACCCTCAGCCCTGCCTGCCAATGAAATCCAGTTTCTGGCAACCTCATTTCAGAAGACCTTCGAACTGGTGGAAGCCTATGACCAGTTGAAGGCTGAAATTACCCATCGTAAGCAAGTAGAAGCGGTGCTGAGAGACAGTGAAGCCAGGGAGCGGAATAAATCTCAAGAGTTAGAGGCCACCCTGACGGAGCTTAGGCAGGCTCAGACTCGCCTGGTGCAGAGTGAGAAAATGTCCAGTCTGGGGCAACTGGTGGCAGGGGTGGCCCATGAAATTAATAATCCAATTAACTTTATTCATGGCAATATCCACCATGCCGATCAGTACATGCAGGATTTAATGGATCTGCTGCAATTGTATGAGCAGTACTATCCTCAACCTGTGTCTGAGGTGCGAGATCGGTCTGAGGAGATTGATCTGCCTTTCCTGCGGACTGATTTGCCCAAACTCTTGTCTTCAATGAAGGTGGGAGCCGATCGGATTCGGGAAATTGTCCAATCTCTCCGCACTTTCTCGCGGTTGGATGAGGCTGAAGTCAAAAATGTGGATATTCACCAGGGCCTCGATAGTACCTTGATGATTTTGCACAATCGCTTGAAGGCAAAGTCCGATCATCCGGAGATTCAGGTAGTGAAGGACTATGGCAATTTGCCTCTGATCGAATGCTATGCTGGCCAGTTAAATCAGGTGTTCATGAATATTCTGGTGAATGCGATTGATGCCCTGGAGGAGTTTGGGCATCAGCGCCAGAAGATTGATCAGGATTCCCTGTCCCCTAAAATTACCATTCGCACTGAAGTTGTGGCCCCCCATCACATTGCGATTCATATTGCCGATAATGGACCGGGAATGCCCGAGGCTGTGCAAAAGCGGTTGTTTGACCCCTTCTTCACGACAAAACCTGTCGGTAAGGGGACAGGGATGGGCATGTCAATTAGCTATCAAATTATTACCGAGAAACATCAGGGCACGCTGCATTGCCATTCTGCTCCTGGTGAAGGCACAGAATTCACCATCCAGATTCCAGTACATCAGCCCAAACAACAGACTGGGACGCTGAATAGTTCGCGCAAGGCGACTGAAGGGGTTGTGGTTGAACCTCAGGTGGTTACTTCGAATGGATAA
- a CDS encoding sigma-70 family RNA polymerase sigma factor, with amino-acid sequence MDDQSAGQSDNRPDNYLVQLCLKGDRQSFRQLYRRHQQRVRSILYQLCGSSTLDDLVQEVFLRAWKGLPQFRQSAKFATWLYRITWNVASDQRQSFAQGRSRLQMITNMASVQHEGPDLMHLHYQDLVQRGLTHLSLEHRSVLVLHDLEEVPQKEVAEVLGIPVGTVKSRLFHARAAMRQFLEKEGVQP; translated from the coding sequence ATGGATGATCAGTCCGCTGGCCAGTCTGATAATCGTCCTGATAATTATCTGGTCCAGCTCTGTTTAAAAGGAGATCGTCAGAGCTTTCGTCAGCTCTATCGTCGTCACCAGCAGCGGGTTCGGTCCATTCTTTACCAACTCTGTGGGTCTTCTACCCTGGATGATTTGGTTCAGGAAGTTTTCCTCCGGGCCTGGAAAGGGTTACCCCAGTTTCGCCAGAGTGCCAAGTTTGCCACTTGGCTGTATCGCATTACCTGGAATGTGGCCTCCGACCAGCGCCAGTCCTTTGCTCAGGGGCGATCGCGGCTGCAGATGATCACCAATATGGCGTCTGTCCAGCACGAAGGGCCGGATCTGATGCATCTCCACTATCAGGATCTGGTACAACGGGGGTTAACCCATCTCAGTCTGGAGCATCGCAGTGTGCTGGTGCTTCACGATTTGGAAGAAGTTCCCCAGAAGGAGGTTGCCGAGGTTCTGGGAATTCCAGTGGGTACGGTAAAATCTCGGTTATTTCATGCCCGTGCTGCCATGCGGCAGTTTTTAGAGAAAGAAGGAGTCCAGCCATGA
- a CDS encoding SDR family oxidoreductase: MTISLPLPEQVVLITGASTGIGAALAKVLAKRYPGIRLVLAARSREKLMTIAETCRLAGAEVAPVPTDFAQIEQAQALARTALETFGRVDILVNNAGYGQMGPIELMPPAAVQNQFQVNLFGPLALTQALIPALREQGGGRILNVSSLGGRIAFPFGGLYSGSKFALEALSDALRMELEAFNIQVSVIEPGPVTTPFFQVVAEQIQQIIPHPFKTPYAAAFRNLETLEQQTSSRAWTSEQVAEVILQAITDRTPRPRYVAATQGDLMLFVMRKVLPTKVVDRFWQRFYALDKVAQEWRTRSPN; this comes from the coding sequence ATGACAATTTCCCTCCCCCTCCCTGAGCAGGTGGTTCTGATTACGGGGGCTTCGACCGGCATTGGGGCCGCCCTGGCAAAAGTCCTGGCCAAACGCTATCCAGGCATTCGCCTGGTGCTGGCTGCCCGGAGTCGCGAGAAGTTGATGACGATCGCTGAAACCTGCCGTCTAGCGGGGGCAGAGGTTGCTCCGGTGCCCACCGATTTTGCACAGATTGAGCAGGCTCAAGCTCTCGCCCGGACTGCCTTGGAGACATTTGGGCGGGTGGATATATTGGTCAATAATGCCGGATATGGCCAGATGGGACCGATCGAACTGATGCCCCCTGCTGCCGTGCAAAACCAGTTTCAGGTGAATCTCTTCGGTCCCCTGGCGCTGACCCAGGCTTTGATTCCTGCCCTGCGGGAGCAGGGAGGAGGTCGCATTCTCAATGTCAGTTCCCTGGGGGGGCGGATTGCTTTCCCCTTTGGCGGCCTCTACAGTGGTTCTAAATTCGCTCTGGAAGCTCTCAGTGATGCCCTGCGGATGGAACTGGAGGCGTTTAACATTCAGGTTAGTGTGATTGAACCGGGGCCAGTTACCACGCCTTTCTTTCAGGTGGTGGCCGAACAGATTCAGCAGATTATTCCCCACCCCTTCAAAACCCCCTATGCGGCTGCTTTTAGAAATCTAGAGACCCTGGAGCAGCAAACCAGTAGTCGGGCCTGGACTTCAGAACAGGTGGCTGAGGTGATCCTGCAGGCCATCACCGATCGCACCCCCCGCCCCCGTTACGTGGCCGCCACCCAGGGGGATCTGATGCTGTTCGTGATGCGGAAGGTGTTGCCCACGAAGGTGGTCGATCGGTTCTGGCAACGGTTCTATGCCTTGGATAAAGTGGCCCAGGAGTGGCGGACCCGTTCACCCAATTAG
- a CDS encoding Spy/CpxP family protein refolding chaperone, whose translation MFLPRVLALTSVLLCLGAPTTLGQSLPLPTEVEAPLLLAQRRPAGGILKELNLSQSQIQRMQAIRNQYKSQIAQKREVLQQAQRELRGLMAGTASKGQVLDKFRQVESLRQQLTEIQFNSMLDIRDILTPEQRRKFAEIMQNRRDNRSDF comes from the coding sequence ATGTTTTTACCTCGTGTATTGGCCCTGACCAGTGTTTTGCTGTGCTTGGGGGCACCCACAACCCTAGGGCAATCGCTCCCTTTGCCTACCGAGGTTGAGGCTCCCCTGTTGTTGGCTCAGCGTCGTCCTGCCGGAGGCATCCTCAAAGAGCTGAACCTTTCCCAGTCTCAGATTCAGCGGATGCAGGCCATTCGCAACCAGTACAAAAGCCAAATTGCCCAGAAACGGGAAGTCCTCCAGCAGGCACAACGCGAACTACGTGGTCTGATGGCAGGAACCGCTTCCAAAGGGCAGGTTCTGGATAAATTTCGCCAGGTCGAGAGCCTGCGTCAGCAACTGACCGAAATCCAGTTCAACAGTATGCTCGACATCCGCGACATCCTGACCCCAGAGCAGCGGCGCAAATTTGCTGAAATTATGCAAAACCGCCGCGACAATCGATCGGACTTCTAG
- a CDS encoding DUF4157 domain-containing protein, which translates to MARYRKRLDRQETPVKFLIQPAQGLFQPRPFPVQAQVTPAKNQQSSQASRAILAKAEKFGHHPHQISVVSRQPGIAPGIQTKLTVGKPRDVYEQQADAVAQQVAASSPSLHDLPIRKKPTEDDRGRPAATTLDIQPLAQSQTTEAPVSANPALEQSIERKRGRGIPLSEDVREPMERSFGADFSGVNVHMDADSDQLNRSLSSRAFTTQQDIFFRSGEYSPSSRSGKELLAHELTHVVQQNGRVRQGQPGQGDTRPIAGSLAQRSPQVIQRDVGFEFEVGKWNLEKLNAPLTPKQKTGKKTVKNAQIDPNGLNKDTVVHAGPNFNLKPDQGDDGWHIEFVIEPPLPETSSGKKQLKTTMNQMKRLGDLLISMRSEAKIKRTNSPFHRILSADAGLGMGDVLITPFSTMPAEPQVTAGIRLDQLASIMEKMSPANLPGETPAKSQQRKQGAAYLGYKNVTDTQLVSSSPAEARARFADFPGKNLRSPDTASDSLISLLALMRAYLDRASRSMAYAKTMAPLMARTDFAKTFNLMPEATYYRSYPNEWVALVLHVAGMTGQGNQPFFTGAVTYTQGTDLTDLRNALSREQWVRGISQGTDYLTEKNFPDQNVAAYLFGLGKLGKRTDKVGQRRKFFGTSTEVAEAPIFEFRRMAGDLPHTAWPQLALELFTYFKEANDLKDPTFTAEKTHTKRNEEE; encoded by the coding sequence ATGGCCAGATATCGCAAACGCCTTGACCGCCAGGAAACCCCTGTTAAGTTTTTGATTCAGCCTGCCCAGGGTTTATTCCAACCTCGCCCATTTCCAGTTCAGGCTCAAGTAACGCCAGCAAAAAACCAGCAGAGTTCTCAAGCATCCCGGGCAATTCTAGCCAAGGCAGAGAAGTTCGGTCATCACCCCCATCAGATCTCGGTTGTTTCCAGGCAACCTGGGATTGCTCCTGGAATCCAAACCAAGCTAACTGTAGGCAAGCCCAGAGATGTCTATGAACAACAGGCAGATGCGGTGGCCCAGCAGGTTGCGGCTTCCTCACCCTCGCTTCATGATCTGCCTATCCGCAAGAAACCTACAGAGGACGATCGCGGCAGACCCGCAGCTACAACCTTGGATATTCAGCCTTTGGCCCAATCTCAAACCACGGAGGCTCCAGTCTCTGCCAATCCAGCCCTGGAACAGTCGATCGAACGCAAACGGGGCAGGGGAATTCCCTTATCCGAAGACGTGCGGGAACCGATGGAACGTTCCTTTGGAGCTGACTTTAGTGGCGTTAATGTTCACATGGATGCTGACTCGGATCAGCTCAATCGATCCCTGAGTTCCAGGGCCTTCACCACCCAGCAGGATATTTTCTTCCGATCTGGAGAATATAGCCCCAGCAGTCGGAGTGGGAAAGAGTTGTTAGCCCATGAGCTGACCCATGTGGTGCAACAGAATGGTCGGGTTCGCCAGGGTCAGCCGGGACAGGGAGACACCAGGCCGATCGCAGGCTCCCTGGCCCAGCGCTCTCCCCAGGTGATTCAACGGGATGTGGGCTTTGAGTTTGAAGTGGGGAAATGGAATTTAGAAAAACTGAACGCTCCCCTCACCCCCAAGCAAAAAACTGGCAAAAAAACAGTTAAAAATGCCCAGATCGATCCGAATGGCCTGAATAAGGATACGGTTGTCCATGCAGGTCCCAACTTTAACCTCAAACCTGATCAGGGGGACGATGGCTGGCATATTGAGTTTGTGATTGAACCTCCCCTGCCCGAAACCTCCTCTGGCAAGAAGCAGCTCAAAACAACCATGAATCAAATGAAGCGATTGGGGGATCTCCTGATTAGCATGAGGAGTGAAGCCAAGATCAAGCGCACAAACAGTCCCTTCCATCGCATTTTATCTGCTGATGCAGGCTTAGGCATGGGGGATGTGCTGATTACACCCTTCAGTACCATGCCTGCCGAACCTCAGGTTACCGCAGGCATCCGCCTGGATCAGTTGGCCAGCATCATGGAGAAAATGTCACCCGCCAATCTCCCCGGAGAAACCCCGGCCAAGAGTCAACAACGAAAACAGGGAGCCGCCTACCTGGGTTATAAAAACGTTACGGACACCCAACTGGTTTCCAGTTCTCCGGCAGAAGCAAGAGCCCGATTCGCCGATTTCCCTGGAAAAAACCTCCGCTCTCCTGACACCGCCAGTGATAGCCTGATCAGTCTGCTGGCCCTGATGAGGGCCTATCTGGATCGGGCATCCCGATCGATGGCCTATGCCAAAACCATGGCTCCTTTAATGGCGCGGACAGATTTTGCCAAAACCTTCAACCTAATGCCCGAAGCCACGTACTATCGTAGCTATCCGAATGAATGGGTGGCCCTAGTGCTGCATGTGGCGGGCATGACGGGTCAGGGAAATCAGCCTTTCTTCACAGGGGCTGTCACCTATACCCAGGGAACTGATTTAACTGATCTGAGAAATGCTCTGAGTCGGGAGCAGTGGGTCAGGGGAATTTCCCAGGGGACAGATTATCTGACTGAGAAGAACTTCCCAGACCAAAATGTTGCGGCTTATCTGTTTGGGTTAGGGAAATTAGGGAAACGCACGGATAAGGTCGGTCAGCGCCGGAAGTTCTTCGGTACCTCCACTGAGGTAGCGGAAGCTCCTATCTTTGAATTTCGGCGCATGGCTGGGGATCTGCCCCACACTGCCTGGCCCCAATTGGCCCTGGAGTTGTTTACTTACTTCAAGGAGGCCAATGACTTGAAGGATCCTACCTTCACAGCCGAGAAAACTCATACGAAACGCAATGAGGAAGAGTGA
- a CDS encoding DUF1800 domain-containing protein produces MPPRYWIITLLLICGTSFSAQAASQPADPQVLHVLNRLGYGPRPGDIDRVATIGVKRYIQEQLSPDSIQEPATLTAKLTQLETLKLPPTQLIQSFRLARMQRQQGQSATANLPRQVLEEAMTARLLRAIDSPRQLQEVLTDFWYNHFNVFAGKGLDRVLVGSYEQQAIRPHTLGRFRDLLEATARHPAMLFYLDNWQNTAPNSSGARGRFRGLNENYARELMELHTLGVKGGYTQQDVIALARILTGWGFCRPNQPEAVTNNGFCFEAQRHDFGDKVFLGQTIKGSGIAEVETALDILARHPATARHISYKLAQYFVADRPPQTLVERLTQRFQATDGDLREVLRTLFQSPEFWDTQSYGAKFKTPYQYVVSSLRATGTDLPNFRPILGQLQQMGMPLYGCQTPDGYKNTQDAWLNADAMTRRLNFATVLASGRLPALSAGIKASGKPVPSVDGIRLAQTLGDRFSPNTTTAIAQSPPQLRAALILGSPEFMRR; encoded by the coding sequence ATGCCCCCAAGATACTGGATCATCACCCTTCTCCTGATATGCGGCACATCATTCTCCGCCCAGGCAGCCAGCCAACCTGCCGATCCCCAGGTCCTGCATGTGTTGAATCGCCTGGGGTATGGTCCCCGCCCTGGAGATATAGACCGGGTAGCCACGATCGGAGTCAAACGCTACATCCAGGAGCAGCTATCCCCCGACTCTATCCAGGAACCCGCCACCCTGACTGCAAAACTGACCCAATTGGAAACCTTGAAACTCCCCCCCACCCAGTTAATCCAGAGTTTCCGGTTAGCCCGCATGCAGCGCCAACAGGGACAATCCGCCACTGCAAATCTGCCCCGGCAGGTGCTGGAAGAGGCCATGACAGCACGACTTCTGCGGGCGATCGACAGCCCCCGCCAGCTTCAGGAAGTGCTGACCGACTTCTGGTATAACCACTTCAACGTCTTTGCCGGGAAAGGACTGGACCGGGTTTTGGTAGGCTCCTACGAACAACAGGCGATCCGTCCCCATACCTTGGGACGCTTCCGCGATCTTCTGGAGGCCACCGCTCGCCATCCAGCCATGCTGTTTTACCTGGATAACTGGCAGAATACAGCCCCCAATAGCTCTGGGGCCCGTGGCCGCTTCCGGGGGTTAAACGAGAACTATGCCCGTGAATTGATGGAACTCCATACGCTGGGGGTGAAAGGAGGATACACCCAGCAGGATGTGATTGCCCTGGCTCGTATCCTGACTGGATGGGGGTTCTGCCGTCCCAACCAGCCAGAGGCAGTGACTAACAACGGATTTTGCTTTGAAGCCCAACGCCATGACTTTGGGGATAAGGTCTTCCTCGGACAAACCATCAAAGGAAGCGGTATTGCCGAAGTAGAAACAGCCCTGGACATCCTGGCCCGCCATCCAGCCACTGCCCGCCACATCAGCTACAAACTGGCTCAGTATTTTGTCGCCGATCGGCCTCCTCAGACCCTGGTCGAACGCTTAACCCAGCGGTTTCAGGCCACCGATGGTGATCTGCGGGAAGTTCTGCGCACCCTGTTCCAGAGTCCAGAATTCTGGGATACCCAGTCCTATGGAGCCAAGTTTAAGACACCCTATCAGTACGTGGTGTCTTCGCTGCGGGCCACAGGCACAGACCTCCCCAACTTCCGACCGATCCTGGGGCAGTTGCAGCAGATGGGCATGCCCCTCTATGGCTGCCAGACTCCCGATGGCTACAAGAACACTCAGGACGCCTGGTTGAATGCCGATGCCATGACCCGTCGCCTCAATTTTGCTACGGTCCTAGCTAGCGGTCGCCTGCCCGCATTATCGGCGGGTATTAAGGCCAGCGGGAAGCCTGTTCCATCCGTAGATGGGATCCGTCTGGCCCAAACCCTGGGCGATCGGTTTTCACCGAATACCACCACTGCGATCGCCCAGAGTCCACCCCAGCTCCGGGCGGCACTGATTCTCGGTAGTCCTGAGTTTATGAGGCGCTAA
- a CDS encoding ABC transporter substrate-binding protein: MFSTQVESVISGLRQQFQFRFNVRRSLGFLLVLGFFVSLALHGCSGASNKTLQPLKVGITTWPGFDIVLYAEEAGLFKQRGLNVELVRFENQQDSSRAVMRGSLDAAFASLWDVVQIDPGNDKPVVLLVTNISAGSDGIVAQAPIKSVKDLRGKRVGAKLGTVNHLILLEALKLHGLKPEEVKIEDISNESAVQLMEEKRLDAAVIWQPLLGETAQKIKGNIVFTTKEVDSLVIDTFLSRSTLMASKKAEFTQFLGAWLDVMHAVETKPSEVFEKVGKRLNQEPAAFASDYAGLKKGDMAMQKRMFQSQSRLKEAMEQMGQLLQADPRAGRALRQDIEINGEPISTAIEQWKS, encoded by the coding sequence ATGTTCTCCACCCAAGTTGAGTCTGTGATTTCTGGTCTGCGGCAGCAATTCCAATTCCGGTTTAATGTTCGCCGATCGCTGGGGTTTCTGCTGGTGCTGGGCTTTTTCGTGAGTCTGGCGCTGCATGGCTGCAGTGGGGCTTCTAATAAGACATTACAGCCCCTCAAAGTGGGGATTACCACCTGGCCAGGCTTTGACATTGTGCTTTATGCCGAAGAAGCTGGATTATTCAAACAGCGAGGGTTGAATGTCGAACTGGTGCGGTTTGAAAACCAGCAGGATTCTTCTCGCGCTGTGATGCGAGGCTCCCTGGATGCGGCTTTTGCATCACTCTGGGATGTGGTACAGATTGATCCAGGCAACGACAAACCTGTGGTTTTGCTGGTGACGAATATCTCAGCGGGTTCAGATGGAATTGTGGCTCAGGCTCCCATCAAGTCGGTTAAAGATCTGCGGGGCAAGCGAGTCGGTGCGAAACTGGGAACGGTTAACCATTTAATTCTCCTGGAAGCCTTGAAACTGCATGGCCTCAAACCTGAGGAAGTTAAGATTGAGGACATTTCCAATGAAAGTGCTGTGCAGTTGATGGAGGAGAAACGCTTGGATGCAGCCGTGATCTGGCAACCTCTGCTGGGAGAAACCGCTCAGAAAATTAAGGGGAACATTGTCTTCACTACGAAGGAAGTAGACAGTTTGGTGATTGATACCTTCCTCAGTCGATCGACCCTGATGGCCTCGAAAAAAGCGGAGTTCACCCAATTTCTGGGGGCATGGTTAGATGTCATGCATGCGGTGGAGACCAAGCCATCTGAGGTTTTTGAAAAGGTAGGCAAGCGCCTGAACCAGGAACCAGCAGCTTTCGCCAGTGACTATGCTGGCCTTAAAAAAGGGGACATGGCCATGCAAAAGCGCATGTTTCAGTCTCAAAGTCGGTTGAAGGAAGCCATGGAACAGATGGGTCAGCTCCTGCAGGCAGATCCCCGGGCTGGCCGAGCCCTCCGGCAGGATATCGAAATCAACGGTGAACCCATCTCAACGGCGATCGAACAATGGAAATCTTGA